From the genome of Niabella agricola, one region includes:
- a CDS encoding SusC/RagA family TonB-linked outer membrane protein — protein sequence MFKLTRFLFCFTGILCLACMYLPAAAQGQIKVEGRVVAAGDELPLQGATIELKGTESRAVSGADGTFVLELPARGGTLVVSFVGYKTIESSVSKAGALKIALEPSEASTDNEVVVVAHGTQRKKEIVGSVTSINPAELKIPASNLTNALAGKLAGIIAFQRSGEPGADNADFFIRGVSTFGESYRSSPLILIDNIQVTTTDLARLQVDDIASFSILKDATAAALYGSKGANGVILITTKQGKESKVNVSLRVENSRSQSTRNVELADPITYMELANEAVLTRNPLGGLLYPKNKIENTQKGIDPVVYPVTDWQKMLLKNAANNQRFNLNLSGGGKVARYYVSGGLNIDNGILKVDQRTNFNSNSKLMSYSLRSNVNISLTQTTEMVVRLSGAFDDYKGPLAGGADIFGQIMRSNPVMFPAYYEPTEETKYVKHIMFGNAGNAQYNNPYAMLQKGYKSSNRFALNAQIGVNQKLDFITNGLSARGLLNLQRNGEFSLTRAYNPFFYIATNYDYNTRHYDLLPLNMETGSAAAVGTEYLNYIEGPKTLSADFYSELALDYRREFNNVHSLSGTLVGIAKNSSSGNPGSLQASLPFRNLGLSGRVSYVYDSRYAAEFNFGYNGSERFARIHRFGFFPSAGAAYTVSNEKFWEGIKNVVSKLKLRATYGFVGNDNIGDATDRFFYLSEVNMNDAGRAMRFGTLKDFVLPGISIGRYANDQITWEKAAKTNFGLETSFFGKLNLDVDMYQERRTNILMTRASVPSSMGLSAATRANVGKARSHGVEVAMDYQQQITSKWWAKAMANFTYASSAYDVYEEPQYKEQNMLHPGRSLSQQWGYLAERLFVDDLDAQNAPKQSFGPYGGGDIKYRDVNGDGKITTLDQVPIGFPITPEIVYGFGVSTGVGRFDFSVFFQGLARESFWISVADYDNAGNYIGTAPFIQEQRQLLKVWADNHWSEDNRNIYALWPRLSTDLNANNTQKSTWFMRNGALLRIKSAELGYTLSSKLMNRLHFSNARFYVNGLNLHTFSKFNLWDVEMGGNGLGYPIQLVLNAGINLTLK from the coding sequence ATGTTCAAACTAACGAGATTCCTGTTTTGCTTCACCGGCATTTTATGCCTGGCATGTATGTATCTGCCTGCAGCGGCGCAGGGGCAGATAAAGGTGGAGGGCCGTGTGGTGGCGGCCGGAGACGAATTGCCGCTACAGGGCGCTACCATCGAGTTAAAAGGTACCGAAAGCCGGGCGGTTTCCGGGGCCGACGGTACGTTCGTTCTTGAGCTTCCGGCCAGGGGCGGCACGCTGGTGGTGTCCTTTGTTGGATACAAGACCATTGAATCATCCGTATCAAAGGCAGGAGCGCTGAAAATTGCGTTAGAGCCTTCAGAGGCCAGTACCGACAATGAGGTAGTGGTGGTAGCGCATGGAACACAACGCAAAAAAGAAATCGTGGGTTCCGTAACCAGCATCAATCCGGCGGAGCTCAAGATCCCGGCCAGTAACCTTACCAATGCGCTGGCGGGGAAGCTGGCAGGCATCATCGCCTTCCAGCGGAGTGGTGAGCCCGGCGCTGATAATGCCGATTTTTTTATACGCGGTGTAAGCACGTTTGGAGAGAGCTACCGCTCTTCACCTCTGATCCTGATCGATAATATACAGGTAACCACCACCGATCTTGCAAGATTGCAGGTAGATGATATCGCCAGCTTTTCTATTTTGAAAGATGCCACCGCAGCGGCATTGTATGGGTCAAAGGGTGCCAACGGGGTAATCCTGATCACTACAAAACAGGGTAAGGAAAGTAAGGTGAATGTTTCCCTCCGGGTTGAAAATTCCCGGTCGCAATCCACCCGGAATGTTGAACTGGCGGATCCGATCACGTATATGGAACTGGCCAACGAAGCGGTACTAACGCGCAATCCCCTGGGTGGCTTGCTGTATCCGAAAAATAAAATAGAGAATACCCAGAAAGGAATAGACCCTGTGGTATACCCGGTTACTGACTGGCAGAAAATGCTGTTGAAGAATGCCGCCAATAACCAGCGTTTCAATCTGAACCTGAGCGGCGGTGGAAAGGTAGCCCGGTATTACGTTTCCGGGGGACTGAATATTGATAACGGTATCTTAAAAGTGGACCAGAGGACCAATTTTAACAGTAATTCCAAACTGATGTCCTATTCATTAAGAAGCAATGTAAATATTAGTCTTACGCAAACAACGGAGATGGTTGTGCGGCTTTCCGGCGCTTTTGATGACTACAAAGGACCATTGGCGGGTGGAGCAGATATTTTCGGACAAATTATGCGATCGAACCCGGTAATGTTCCCGGCATATTACGAGCCAACTGAGGAAACCAAATATGTAAAGCACATTATGTTTGGTAATGCCGGCAATGCTCAATATAATAATCCTTATGCCATGCTGCAAAAAGGATACAAATCCTCTAACAGGTTTGCCCTCAATGCACAGATTGGGGTGAACCAAAAGCTGGATTTTATTACAAACGGACTATCGGCCCGCGGGTTGCTGAACCTGCAGCGCAACGGCGAATTTTCGTTGACTCGTGCGTATAATCCGTTTTTCTACATTGCCACAAACTACGACTACAACACCAGGCATTATGATTTGCTTCCGTTAAATATGGAAACCGGTTCGGCTGCTGCCGTCGGTACGGAGTATTTAAACTACATTGAGGGGCCCAAGACGCTTTCGGCCGATTTTTACAGCGAACTGGCACTGGATTACCGGAGGGAATTCAATAATGTGCACAGCCTCAGCGGTACCCTGGTGGGTATTGCAAAGAACAGCAGCAGCGGTAACCCCGGCTCCCTGCAGGCCTCGTTACCATTCCGTAACCTGGGGTTGTCGGGCCGCGTATCTTATGTATATGACAGCCGTTATGCCGCGGAATTTAATTTTGGCTATAATGGGTCCGAACGTTTTGCCCGCATTCATCGCTTTGGATTCTTTCCCTCAGCCGGTGCTGCCTATACGGTATCGAATGAAAAATTCTGGGAAGGTATAAAAAATGTAGTTTCAAAATTGAAACTGAGAGCTACCTATGGTTTTGTGGGGAACGATAATATCGGGGACGCAACAGACCGGTTCTTTTATCTTTCTGAAGTTAATATGAACGATGCTGGAAGAGCGATGCGGTTTGGTACGCTGAAAGATTTTGTACTGCCAGGGATCAGTATCGGGCGGTATGCCAATGACCAGATTACCTGGGAGAAAGCCGCCAAAACGAATTTTGGATTGGAAACCTCCTTCTTTGGCAAGTTGAACCTGGATGTGGATATGTACCAGGAACGGCGCACCAATATCCTCATGACCCGGGCCTCGGTGCCCTCCTCGATGGGTCTTTCGGCAGCTACCCGCGCCAATGTTGGTAAGGCCCGGTCTCACGGGGTGGAGGTAGCCATGGATTACCAGCAGCAAATCACCAGCAAATGGTGGGCCAAGGCCATGGCAAATTTTACCTATGCCAGCAGCGCCTACGATGTATATGAGGAACCCCAGTATAAAGAGCAGAACATGCTGCATCCAGGCCGTTCCCTTTCGCAGCAATGGGGATATTTAGCAGAACGCCTGTTTGTAGACGACCTTGATGCCCAGAATGCGCCCAAACAAAGCTTTGGTCCTTATGGGGGCGGCGATATCAAATACCGGGATGTGAACGGAGATGGAAAGATCACCACGCTCGACCAGGTACCCATCGGTTTTCCTATCACACCGGAAATCGTATATGGTTTTGGGGTTTCTACGGGGGTTGGCCGGTTTGATTTTTCGGTATTCTTCCAGGGGCTGGCCCGGGAGTCGTTCTGGATTAGCGTTGCAGATTATGATAATGCAGGTAACTATATTGGCACAGCACCGTTTATACAGGAACAGCGCCAGCTGCTAAAAGTATGGGCCGATAACCACTGGAGTGAGGACAACCGGAATATTTATGCATTGTGGCCACGCCTTAGCACAGACCTTAATGCAAATAATACCCAGAAAAGTACCTGGTTTATGCGCAACGGGGCACTGTTACGCATAAAATCTGCGGAACTGGGGTATACTCTTTCCAGCAAACTCATGAACCGGCTGCATTTTTCCAACGCCCGTTTTTATGTGAATGGTTTGAACCTGCATACGTTCAGCAAGTTTAATCTCTGGGATGTGGAAATGGGAGGTAATGGCCTCGGATACCCGATTCAGCTGGTGCTCAATGCAGGTATCAATCTTACCCTAAAATAA
- a CDS encoding AraC family transcriptional regulator, protein MQFIYENFTFPPDQSFTVRSEFLEVKKYQSFKCHVNFEIALIENCTGKRFIGDHIEEFDGAELVLMASYLPHCWQYYRTNDPLIPAHAIVVHFFPDFMGDGLLRKPEARHLAALFAAAAKGILFTGETLRKAKMILQEMLYEKGLTRSALMLQLLDVLALSASSRVLSSPGFNIIESSGEANKINQIFDHIFKHFRNPITLEEVAALIPMSSAAFCRFFKSKTGRTLTDFIKEVRIGHAAKLLLAQSHNVSEACYNSGYNNISNFNKHFKEIKGVSPKEFLKQYQLAEAAGV, encoded by the coding sequence ATGCAGTTTATATACGAAAATTTTACGTTTCCCCCGGACCAATCCTTTACGGTTCGTTCAGAGTTCCTCGAGGTAAAAAAATACCAGTCCTTTAAGTGTCATGTCAATTTTGAAATAGCCCTTATTGAGAACTGTACCGGCAAACGTTTTATAGGCGATCATATTGAAGAATTTGACGGAGCAGAGCTGGTGCTGATGGCCAGCTATCTCCCCCATTGCTGGCAGTATTACCGCACCAACGATCCGCTGATTCCTGCACACGCCATTGTGGTACATTTTTTCCCGGATTTTATGGGCGATGGCCTGTTGCGCAAACCGGAGGCCCGGCACCTGGCAGCATTGTTTGCAGCCGCCGCAAAGGGCATTCTGTTTACGGGTGAAACGCTGCGTAAGGCGAAAATGATCCTGCAAGAGATGTTGTACGAAAAGGGACTTACGCGGTCGGCATTAATGCTGCAACTGCTGGATGTGCTAGCGCTTTCCGCATCTTCCCGGGTACTAAGCTCCCCGGGCTTTAATATCATTGAAAGTTCGGGTGAAGCCAATAAGATCAACCAGATATTTGATCATATCTTCAAACATTTCAGAAACCCCATCACACTGGAGGAAGTGGCCGCCCTGATCCCGATGTCATCGGCCGCCTTCTGCCGGTTCTTTAAATCCAAAACGGGCAGAACCCTTACGGACTTTATAAAAGAAGTACGCATCGGGCACGCGGCCAAACTTTTACTGGCACAATCGCATAATGTGTCCGAAGCCTGTTACAACAGCGGCTATAACAATATTTCCAATTTCAACAAACATTTTAAAGAGATCAAGGGCGTTTCTCCGAAGGAGTTTTTGAAACAATACCAGCTTGCGGAGGCGGCAGGCGTTTAG
- a CDS encoding L-rhamnose mutarotase, with translation MHTKIKSCLYLCSLAGLFAGTVSCKRPKTAGDLEERLFVVTIAPGDEKIREYLDHHQHIWPEVEAGFKKAGYRKISLSRFDHLVVMSILVPRGASLDSMSKVAESYSPRCAEWNRLMDTYQAGVPGTAPGQKWVEAKPFYLFEE, from the coding sequence ATGCATACAAAAATAAAAAGCTGTTTATACCTGTGTTCGCTGGCAGGATTGTTTGCTGGAACAGTGTCGTGTAAACGGCCCAAAACGGCCGGCGACCTGGAAGAACGGCTCTTTGTGGTAACGATCGCTCCCGGTGATGAAAAGATCCGGGAATACCTGGACCATCATCAGCATATCTGGCCGGAGGTTGAAGCCGGATTTAAAAAAGCCGGTTACAGAAAGATCAGCCTGTCGCGCTTTGATCACCTGGTGGTGATGTCCATCCTCGTACCCCGGGGGGCCAGTCTCGACAGTATGAGCAAGGTAGCGGAATCGTATAGCCCTCGTTGTGCAGAATGGAACCGGTTGATGGATACCTATCAGGCAGGGGTACCCGGCACCGCACCCGGACAAAAATGGGTAGAAGCAAAGCCCTTTTATTTGTTTGAAGAATAA
- a CDS encoding sodium:solute symporter family transporter: protein MNITLGIADYVVLLTYIALLLAIGFYLNKRSAGAHSDIFLGGRTLRWWQIGFSLFSANAGPMMLVGFAGIGFSQGVVGSNFEWLAWIFLLLLAMCFLPHYMATRVSTMPQFLKLRFGNRAYYFLVLYSLISILLVWLGSALYAGGLIISQVFRWPLTFSVVLVTVIATSFTAVGGLKAVVRTGIFQSVIIIFSSMVLAWLALKRIGGVNAFVQALPDHYWKLFRPATDPEYSWIAIIAGYPVVAVYYWCADQTIVQKVLAARNLKEGQYGALFLAVLKIIMPLIFIFPGMMCYVLFKDTAQADNAYITLVTELMPHGLLGLCLAALIAALIDTVSSGLNSFSTVFTLDVAGRFREMDDAAKRRMGKWVTLIAGGLAIGVALLFSRSGKGFFELSQGMVSILAPPLSVVFLTGILWKRMSRLAAEVVLYGGGVICLAVGICNVLNVPYAGFWPHFLILSVYLFTGLLAVGIIISLLPTPVRDTPQLPSLLETDKRRGSDLRTVWLGWALLMVVMGAIYWLFR, encoded by the coding sequence ATGAATATAACGCTTGGAATTGCAGATTATGTGGTGTTACTAACATACATCGCCCTGCTGCTGGCGATCGGGTTTTATCTGAATAAACGGTCTGCGGGCGCCCATTCAGATATATTCCTCGGTGGCAGAACACTTCGTTGGTGGCAGATCGGTTTTAGTTTATTTAGCGCCAATGCCGGACCGATGATGCTGGTAGGTTTTGCGGGGATCGGGTTTTCGCAGGGAGTGGTGGGCAGCAACTTTGAATGGCTGGCCTGGATCTTTCTTTTGTTACTGGCGATGTGTTTCCTGCCACACTACATGGCCACGAGGGTTAGCACCATGCCACAGTTCCTGAAGCTACGCTTTGGCAACCGGGCCTATTATTTCCTGGTACTGTACAGTCTTATTTCCATTTTGCTGGTATGGCTCGGAAGCGCATTGTATGCAGGCGGCCTCATTATATCGCAGGTATTCCGCTGGCCGCTTACATTTTCAGTAGTACTGGTTACCGTTATTGCCACCAGCTTTACCGCAGTAGGCGGATTGAAAGCGGTGGTACGTACCGGTATTTTTCAATCGGTCATCATCATTTTTTCATCAATGGTTCTTGCCTGGCTGGCATTAAAACGGATAGGGGGGGTGAATGCATTTGTACAGGCTCTTCCGGATCATTACTGGAAATTGTTCCGGCCAGCCACGGATCCGGAATATTCCTGGATCGCCATTATTGCAGGGTACCCGGTGGTTGCCGTATATTACTGGTGTGCTGATCAGACGATCGTACAAAAAGTGCTGGCGGCCCGGAATCTTAAGGAAGGACAATATGGGGCCTTGTTCCTGGCAGTTTTAAAGATCATTATGCCGCTGATCTTTATCTTCCCTGGTATGATGTGCTATGTATTGTTTAAGGACACTGCACAGGCCGATAATGCGTATATCACCCTGGTAACGGAGCTGATGCCACACGGGCTGCTCGGACTATGCCTTGCGGCATTGATCGCAGCATTAATCGATACGGTATCGTCCGGCCTGAATTCGTTCAGCACTGTGTTTACCCTGGATGTGGCCGGGCGCTTCCGGGAGATGGATGATGCGGCAAAACGGCGTATGGGAAAATGGGTAACACTTATTGCCGGTGGTTTGGCTATTGGCGTGGCCCTGCTGTTTTCCCGTTCCGGAAAGGGATTCTTTGAACTGAGCCAGGGAATGGTATCCATACTGGCTCCGCCGTTGTCAGTGGTGTTTCTTACCGGCATCCTCTGGAAACGGATGAGCCGGCTGGCGGCCGAGGTGGTATTGTATGGCGGTGGCGTGATTTGTCTGGCCGTAGGTATCTGTAATGTGCTCAATGTTCCTTACGCTGGTTTCTGGCCACATTTTCTCATCCTGTCGGTATACCTTTTTACCGGGTTGCTGGCAGTGGGTATCATTATTTCGTTGTTGCCAACGCCTGTTCGCGATACGCCGCAGCTTCCGTCGCTGCTGGAAACCGATAAACGAAGGGGCAGCGATCTGCGAACGGTGTGGCTGGGATGGGCATTGCTGATGGTAGTGATGGGTGCCATTTACTGGTTGTTCCGGTAA